In Episyrphus balteatus chromosome 4, idEpiBalt1.1, whole genome shotgun sequence, the sequence CTTGTTAATAGACAAGAAACGAAGGAATGAATGATGGTTGACTGACTAACCTACCAAGTGACAAACAGTCcttcaatgtttttttaaaaggtgGAAGTGTCTTGGCTTTGGTCTATGTGGTAATAGTTTTTCCGTGAGtatcaatttaatatttcaGAAATATCTATATTTTTATATAGCCGGAAGTAAACATGTTCTTTTGCGAAGTGTCTAGGTGTCTACTGATTGTCTaggaaaacagatttttttttcaagaaaagaaaaatattcttgGGTAAAAAAGAGTGCTAATAAGGCTATTTTATTTAGGTGTAACGCGAAGGAATggtttgtattattttatgcGCTTATTTGTCTAGCTCTAAATCTGTTATGGTAGAAAGATAAATTAGATTTAAAATCAGATTTAAGTTAGTTCGCTTCGCTGCACCGATTTTTTCCCATTGACAAAACTATTAGCCTATTATGACATGGAATTGACTTCGTTATTTCACGGAACCCACTTCTTTGGTTGACTaaataatctttattttttttttaattgaaaaaaaaaactattgttttCCAGTGTGATGgtggaaaagaaaaaattaagggacttaataaaagttagaaatgattttgctttttcttatcccaaaaatatgtatttataaacTTGTATTTATATTGTACCAAGGCATAGCTaggttaaaattttagaaaccTACAGTCCTATTCCGCTTGAAGACTTAATGGAATCTTTCGTTTCACGTGgtaaatttcttttcttttgaaattatcAACGTGAAACGAAAGATAGTTTGCCAACATAATTTTGATCTCAAAagcttaattttatgtttaaacagCTTGcccaaaaaaatagtaaaattaatTGGTACCGAGTTGTTTGATAAAATACACCCTGGCGCatctttcattcaaaataatgaagCTTTCTCGATGTcgattaaaaatagttttcataAGAATCAATATCAAATATACTTGTTAAAAAATTGGAACGAATTCACCTCCCGAAGAGCAAAATTCACCACTGACTGAGCTACTCGTACTAAAAACAGTATTTcaataatcaattgatttcgacaaaactgacaaaatttgaaaagcaaTATATTGGAAACTATCAGCCTTATTGCGATTTGTaactatcaatcgatagttgataaaaattaaatttttatatcttattacttaattaagaaaagttttgaaagcagagaATGGTCCGTTATTAATTCTaatctaattacaaaattagGTTTAAATATCTCatatttcagtatttatcaactatcgattgatagttgtTAATCACAATAAGGCTGCATAATTCCCATAGAGATGATTTTAGACTCCAACGAtagataattttattagctttaAACGTGATAGACAGGTGACAGATATGTGAaagtttttgccaaaaataaGTTCTAAAGAGCTATAATGAACATAGACTGAAAAATATGGGcatcttttgaaatttgttgcATTTTTGCCATTGCTGCTTTTGAAATTCATGCCCGAAAACGATAAATGGCTCATTATTATAAACAACTGTACCAAAATTCAGAACTACTGGATTCGACGCATGGACTGATGTATAAGTACTTATACTGTATACCAGTATTAAAGTCTCATTAGCAAAGTTACCAAGTTATTCTGCAAAAAGTTTTCAAGAATTTAAatcattacaattttttttactgaatattTAATGTTTCTATTCTATTTAGGACAAGGTCAAATTCAGACAATTAATTAAGTTTACATGCTCATTTGAACACAAAGTCTAATTTTACTTTCAATGAATTATTACTTTTTACTGAAATCTCTAATGacagaaacaaaacaaatcaaaacaacaatgatgcaagtaatatttttttattcaaggtCCAATGctctttgtttcttttttgttttggacaTCATATCACAATGATAGTCATGGAGACCTGTGGTCATCTTCACTAAATCAACtttaatgcgtttttttttaaacatgatttCAACCTAGATTTTGATATTCTATTGTTATTCAACTTCTTCATCACAAAGATATTGTTTTCCTAATTTCTTTGTTTggtcaaaaaaatgtatattaacttaccgttaaatataaaaaaaaggtgttgaaatacctgaaagaaaaaaaaaaatacaaaaattaagttattaaGTCATACATaagagaaaagttttttttttgcaaaattgtaaCTAACTTAAGTTGCTTAATTAATAACATATAGTTTGCTCATGCTTGGCTGAGCAAATGCACATCAATTTAAAGCAAGAAAGAATGTTTAAACCAGCTGTGAAGAAACACTTTTGATATCACAAACACCCAAGGAATGTGTCGGCTTCAAATATTTCTTACTTAATGAATCTATTAACTGACAATCTGTCTACCTACATTTTAAAATATACTTTGGATATACAAACTCAAATTACAACTCGCCAAAGATTAAATCAGGTGTGTACAAGTGACAAGcatcattttctcaaaaaagataTGGAGCAATTACATcgaaaattttactaaaaatcgATTAAGTGAAGgtattttctaagaaaatttatttttaaagtacgTTGCACTTTCATACATAACGCAGGGCGTTTTTCTCATCATCGCATTTGACAGacgaataaaatgaaattttctccAACGAGAGTAAAAGTACACCTCAACTTGATGCATTTGAAGCATCCATCCAAGGAATTGCACTTTCTGACCTCCTGTAGTTCTATTTTTGGCAAACGTAAAAGATACACCAAGAAGGGctgcaaaaaatataaaatgaactAGGTACATATTCAAATATGATTTCTTCTTTGCtttgaaaaactatttatagaatttaggcctagaagatttttgtttgcTGTGTTAAAGTATATTTTAGCTGAATCAACCAACTTTCTTTTAAAGTAGATTCTTTTGTAgccaaaaaagttacaaaaaaataaatcttttaaggTTGCTTTTTGTGAGGTTTCCGgtgtcgtttaaaaaaaaataaaatcaatgaatTAAGAAACTAAATACCCGAAATGTTACTACTGGCATTCATTGGGCGAATTGCTGTTAACATATTAACTTAGAGTAACTGATGACTCCAACGACATAAGTCAAAACTTCTGCAGGCCTTaggaatccaaaaaaaaaaaatacatgcatCTCGATAAATAAAAttgctcataaaaaaatttttttttaaaaaaaattgtataaatagtttttttttaggtatagtAAGGAGAAAAAGTTGGCAACGGGTCGTTATTCAGTATTATCAATGCTCTTtggaccaaaattctgtattccatcaTTTCGATTTTCTATTCCTttgtaatttcaaaattctgtcatTTCAGAACCctgcattttaaaattctgcattTCAAGAATTCTATGTATTTCCAAAAGTCTGTAAAgaattctggttttcaaaatcctgtattccaaaattacttttaaaatggaaaaagaaacaatttttctttaactttttacataattttagagtaaagaattttgaaatccagaactTTCAAATATAGAATTATAtggttttacagaattttggatttccagaattttaaaatacggaATTTTGATTTCacataattttcaaatacagaattatgttatacagaattttggcaTGCACAAAATTGTGACCCCAAACCGAAAATGACAGAActtgaacaaaacaaattctATCCACtcctaaaaattaaatcaaaattttttttttgttttttaatcttAAACGAATAAAGtcggtaggtaattaaaaatacaagaGAAGTGCAAATTTTGTAAACGGtagttttcaagattttttaacacgcattttttgaaaaaaatctccgtattttttttgtttgttgatcaAACAGTCTTggtatcagttttttttaatcagagGTAAAAATAGCTTAAAATCAGGTTTTATAGGAGTAGTTAATAATGTTTTTCTATTTGGCTTTGCAATGCAATAAAACATGAACTACAAAAAAAGCCATTCCAAAATGGTTCAATATTACTTCTATACGATGcaaatttcattctttttttatcagaaaGTCCAAAATTGACAACTTCTTTTGGTCAATTTTCACAATTTATTTATAGCAAAACACTTGTCATTAAATCTCTTCCAGTATCCActttttagttataaaaaaacaaaatttggactCTGAATTTTCATCTACAAAATGTTGAAGCGTTaagtattaaaaactttttcgcttcaatttcaaatttaatgtatgacaaaaaatttttggcaacacttcagttttttttttatttttaaaatattttattttattctttattatTGTTACAATCATTATTTGAAACACTCTTTGTTTTGCTGGGATACCAAGTAGGTTGTAACATTTTCATCGATGTAATTGCTTGCACTGGTTTCGGATTGATAATGACGACTTCGTGGTTATCCTTAGTCAcagtagggtagaagggggaggatttgccaggatttaggaaaattgacttaatgcaaagttttgacgtttgttttaatttttttatatctgatattattattgaccttattatcttcacttaaatatttttttcattctgatatattaattgtttctatttttaataatttattcaaaaaaacaaaaagtgatgtggcaaagcctccccaggcgggaggctttgccacgggggtgggtagggattgccagttacctaaatataaaagttaatacaaataaaaccaataatcataaacaaaacttctttttagctgaaaatacGAAGAACTGATTGATTTTGTAGGATCCTGCCATCCTCTTTTGAAAAAGCTCCTttctggcaaatgtaccccatggggtgcatttgccagagcaaaacctacccaaaaacaaatggcaaatgtaccccacaagctaatctttcgaaaatttacttataacttttttataagttaaacagtaaaaaaatcacttctacacagcatagtacacataattttcaaaagatatttgtatgacaaagtaatttaacaagacaaatattaaaaatttacgacGCTTATGTACCCTCATATTTTGgttctcaacattaaaaaactaaaacaagcgtctaatttatttcgtgtccagccaaaagctgtcaaactttgtggaaagtttgcaatcataaatgtgcaacagaaaattatttttcggtatttaatattcttttggtttggaaaaaaacctggGCTGGCAAAGGCACCCCATtggcaaatgctcccccttctaccctaccaAGTTTACCAAACAGATTCCATAGATATTCGGTACCCTGATTCAATAAATCCCCTGGCTTTGGAAAATTCTGGGTGGAAGCACTCGTCGAACTACTGGTTTGTATAATTGTAGCAGATGGTTTCATTGGAGGTGAATTATTGTAATAAACTGGTGGTGGATAATAGGGATATGCTGGTGGTGGTGCAACTGCACCGTGTGAACCATAATGTTGCGACATTCCATGAGGATAAGGTGGATAGTTTGGAGGTGGATAATAGCCTGGATATGGTTGATGGGGATAATGTTGATGATGTGGTGgaggatgatgatgatcatGATGATGTTGCATTGGTGGTTGACGAGGTGGTGGTGGTGGATGATGGTAGTCATGATCATGACCATGATGATGATCATGATATCCTTGATGATCATGATGTCCATGATCACCGTGATGATGTCCATCTCCTGACGGTTTTTCATGAATAACAACTATCTCACGATCGACTTGGTCTTTGGGgtatatttttgagttttgacctGGAACCGAAGGAGCTAAAGTAGTCGATGGAGTTTCCAAGGGTGCAATCCTTTGATTCAATTCCGGTAAGGATTTCATTACTTTTTCGGTTACAATATCAACAACAGTAATGTTGGGAGTTATTGTTGTCGTGGAAGTATCAGGTGATGAAGTTTTAGGTTTGTCTGTAGAAACATCAACAAGAACATCATCAGCTAGAACAAGGACTGCTAACATGCAgcctgaaaaataataataaaaaatgttaaaaataaatttctataaaaataaattcgagAAAAATTTCTTACCCAAAACAAAACGACCAACCAGCAGCTTCATTTTGATAGTTCTAACCGAAATTTTCaatcttcgtgaccttttatAAGACCCCGATGAGATAAAGGTATGAATACCTACGCATGCAAGAACTCTCAAACAAGTTTTACTTCCCTACGGGACATCAAAAGATCCCACAACATAATGCATTTTGAGGTAATTTAGGTACCAATGCATCAGATACAATAAAAGATACGCCCTATAGAAGAGAACTTTCTCCAGTTTTTTGTGTTCCTTTTTgggtttttccaatttttcgtcTTGGCATGTGGCGCTATTGTTCtaagaacattaaaatttgattttttttgtatgtaggtgttttttttttttgactattcATGCATAACAAAAACCTGCTCCTGAAATAATAGGTACCCTAATGATTGTTACTGTCTTCCAATTCTTaagattttctttcttttatatttaaaaaaaatgtatttccatTTTGTAGTAGGGTGCCGTTAAAtggattaaattatttttctttttgttttgatccAAAAAGGTTTGTCcattttgttgttgaaaatttttagatGTGGGTTTCGGTTTGAAATCCATTGATTGACATCAAGAATGGTGTTAATTTTTCGGTTGATTAGTTCTGAATACACACATCATCATATATAAGATCGAACTAACCCACACGCAGAAAAATGATCGGTTAAAAACAAGGTAAAACTCGTGTAAAATTGACAGAGGGATTTTGCTAATATAGCACCTGCAAACTAACCTAGGTTGAAATTACACAAATCGCCTtggttatttaaaattgtttaatcttacCCACTATCTTGagcttaaacttaaactttttttttgttgccgaaacaaaaatatacttttctgaaggtttttggggttaatcagctcccgttttaccgttagaaaatgcagcacttcggaccttattcttttatatatggaaaattgtttgagcatatttagtaacggtttttataagaactatttaccacctttttaaatctgtttaaatctttccgatatcttttttactgcccgagatatcctcagttgtttggtatttttataaattttataaagtcattatcttctttatgatatatgaagccaatcccactgacttcagtttaagatatctcgggcaatacaaaagatattgaaaagatttaaacaggtatcgaaagatggaaaacagttcttaaaaCCGTTACTATataatatgctcaaacaattttccttatacaaaacaTTAAtatccgaagaactcaaaaaaacgtttttttgcattttctaacggtaatatctcaaaaaacggGAGCCGATTAgttgtttttgacttcggactcgagttcagcacaccgaaaaccttcagaaaagtatatttttgtttcggcaacaaaacccttgtaaaccagtgtaataattCATGATGTTTTCGTTGAAGTCAATCTCAAATCACATATCTAAATAAGAGATATTATGCTAACACATCATTTGTTTGTCGCAACTCAacataaactatttttttaagtaaaatgtaTTCATTCGGAAAACGAAAATTAACCTTATCTTTTACTGTTTCCTGATATATTAAACCAAACATAAAGTATTAGCAAGCCTTCAAATATCGCAATTAATTTCCTTTTTCTTGatttattgcctttttttaatgaaaaaatataaaaaccataTGCGTTTAGCAAGTAAAATCTTTGTTGATTCATCATCATCGCACCATAAACTGTGATTCATCTTGCCATAATAAGACAGACTTTAAGCAAAACACGTTTTTTAACTAAAGTTGTTGCAATTGCAATTAACACCTGCAGTTTACATCTTCTTTTCttgcgtttatttatttatttactgaatgaatttcattcattttcatattttaaaagtCAACAAGGTTTGGGAagaatatattaatttattcagTACTAAGTCTTGTATAATTATCACTTTTTGTCAAGGTCTACAGACAGGTTATGTTTAAACTAACTAACAAGGACTAATTGAGTCATAAGAATCGGTTTGTATGAATCACTGAAGATCTGCCAACATTTTATGAAGCGTTAAACTTAAAATCGTGAGTCTACGCAACCCCCCAAACGTATTTAATGTCGACGCACCTGATTTAATCTTAACCATCTTTCGAACttgaaaatcaatttctgaTCTTTTTCGACTTTCATCAACACGCAATGTTATTGACCCAAAATGAATGACGAAGACATTAAGAATATGAAACAAAGTCGGATAAAATCCAATTTAATCCTCCTGAAGTTCGATGATCATATAGGTACACAAACTGCGGACAAACCCGTGGGCGGAGAATTTAATTTCCTCAAGGCAATGAGTTGAGTATAAATGTTTGTTGTAAGAAAGTGTAAAAAGCGAGAGGTTATTGATGATTTATATGATTGGaagatataaaaacaaataattaaacgAATCGAACAGAACTGACTGATTAATTAATTCAAGAAATCATTTTCGACACGAAACGACCCCAATTgccaagagagagagaaaacatCTGTTTTGTATAGCATCATAATAATCGGCTTAAGATTTTTGATGATTGTCATAATACATTGGAACACACTTTTTATactcaaaaataaattaggacatcaaaaatacataaatctcACAACAAATTGTAACAAGAAGGTACAAATTAATTGGGCGGATAGATTCATTCAGAGATTGAATAAATGTCTCGCGCTCAGTTCAATTGAACTAATTAAACCAAAGTAGAAAACACTAGCAgactgaattttatttttatatcgaATCGTTTTGTGTAATTAACATTAATAGATTGTGGGaagtggaactttttttttcagtatttacAGCGTTATTGACCTGGTAAAAATGGGGATAATCTATGTGATAGTAACTTTTTATCAATGCACTTAAACCAATCCCTTTGAAGATTTTTATCGGAGTGCCAATGCAGTTGAAAGCACACATTgattaaaattattactttgAAAGTTCTTATTCTTCACTTTGGAATCTGAACGAaggtttgtatttttattagtttattgacaatgcttaaaaaaaaagccagTTAAATAGTGACAGTGCTCACgttcgttaatttttttgaagttatacttcttatgggagggtgggtatgaaaatttactttttgacaagaatgtcaaagggattatgacgcgatcaccctgggtagcagggctgtcgtttcacctttagagtaggcagtactttagtatttaaaaatgcagtacgccgcagtacggcaaacataaaacacacaacacgttgcaagttacatgtttcatgtggcaagttgcatgtggcaagttgtatgtggcaagttgcatgtgtcaagttgtatgtggcaagttgcatgcggcaagttgcgtgtggcaagttgcatgtggcaagttgcgtgtggcaagttgcatgtggcaagttgcatgtggcaagttgcatgtggcaagttgcatgtggcaagttgcatgtggcaagttgcatgtggtaatttccatgtggtgagttgccagggttgcaaaaagctcacatttcagctcagctgacagctcagctcaaatttgagctaggtaccatagcttaactcatttgagctgagctgaaagtgagcgccccaacttccaacccctatatctcggaattttgaaaaaaaatgaaaaaaaaaattttgatgccaaaaggtagcggggactctaacctacatttgggtacaactctcatccctgtaggtccacgcgttctcaaaccgggagaacttaaaagtaaaaaaaaattaggcacgattctgataaaataggcatgatgtggcggtttaacatggaagacgattttttaaaaatctgataatgtgcaaagcgtaggcccatgacacaagctatcatttggcatcactcccaaaaattgctctcaagcggtttagcttctaggagcgttcaaagattcggggatttttcgaaaaaaaattttgccccaactttcaaaggcgattttctcggaattttgaaaaaaatcgaaaaaccggattgtaccggaatttttttttatgataaaaatagaaatattttactaaaaaaatagaaatatatttactatcaaaaatacccagagaaaagatcacgaaaaattatctgtcttatttattaaaatatctatgtgttaaaataattccattaattccatttaattccattaaaaactatataaaatatcttcatatttcattatactttccaaataaaaagcaATGTATCCtatcacccatcacagctcagctcagctcactttaccttagctcacccaacagctcagctcacccaacagctcagctcaaccatcagctcagctcactttcagcttagctcaaatgagctgagctatggtacatagctcaaaagtgagctagctcaaaatttgagctgagctgcgagctgagctcagctcacttttgagctttttagcaaccctgcaagttgcatat encodes:
- the LOC129917698 gene encoding inactive histone-lysine N-methyltransferase 2E-like gives rise to the protein MKLLVGRFVLGCMLAVLVLADDVLVDVSTDKPKTSSPDTSTTTITPNITVVDIVTEKVMKSLPELNQRIAPLETPSTTLAPSVPGQNSKIYPKDQVDREIVVIHEKPSGDGHHHGDHGHHDHQGYHDHHHGHDHDYHHPPPPPRQPPMQHHHDHHHPPPHHQHYPHQPYPGYYPPPNYPPYPHGMSQHYGSHGAVAPPPAYPYYPPPVYYNNSPPMKPSATIIQTSSSTSASTQNFPKPGDLLNQGTEYLWNLFGKLGRVEGGAFANGVPLPAQVFFQTKRILNTEK